In Nostoc sp. GT001, a genomic segment contains:
- a CDS encoding (2Fe-2S) ferredoxin domain-containing protein produces MGASHNMEVSEFCLEGRFIDFVIKDGYKLKGLLLGTHEGECYVKLAKHLRAAFDLRLPAGTWLQVVGYKEYDIKKDKVTLKAERVMAARSEIATIQTIATPQEPPSIDNVKVKPAKAKATILVCQKSDCMKRGGKAVCQALEAALSDRGLEDQVTIKGTGCMKNCKAGPNLVMPDKTRHSRIQAAQVPALMNQHFGDKNLSAQPENLREVAISNGKLWGSSS; encoded by the coding sequence ATGGGTGCATCTCACAATATGGAAGTATCAGAATTTTGCCTTGAGGGCAGATTTATAGATTTTGTGATTAAAGACGGCTATAAGCTGAAAGGTTTACTGCTAGGTACTCATGAGGGTGAATGCTACGTTAAACTTGCTAAACACTTACGGGCTGCTTTTGATTTGCGGCTACCAGCAGGTACTTGGCTACAAGTTGTTGGTTATAAAGAATACGATATAAAAAAAGACAAAGTTACACTGAAAGCGGAACGTGTGATGGCGGCGCGTTCTGAAATAGCAACAATTCAAACGATCGCTACACCACAAGAACCCCCATCTATTGATAATGTCAAGGTAAAACCAGCTAAGGCTAAGGCCACGATTTTGGTGTGTCAAAAGTCTGATTGTATGAAACGTGGTGGTAAAGCAGTTTGTCAGGCGTTGGAGGCGGCTTTAAGCGATCGCGGTTTAGAAGACCAAGTTACAATCAAGGGCACTGGTTGTATGAAGAACTGTAAAGCTGGGCCGAATTTAGTAATGCCAGATAAAACCCGCCATAGCCGAATTCAAGCTGCACAAGTTCCAGCCTTGATGAATCAGCATTTTGGCGATAAAAATTTGTCAGCACAGCCTGAGAATTT